CTCCAGCATGATGACTGTGGCCAGCACTTCGCCAATTCCTGGCATCGTTTTTAACAACGAAACCGCTGGGCGTAGGCTGACTTCATGCAGCAATCGCTCCTCGAGAAAATCAATTTGCGCCTGCACCGTCTGGATGATGGCGACATTGGCTTTCATCGCCAGAGCCACATCCGTTGGCAGGCCCAGCCTGTCGACGGATGTGGCTGACAGCCCTTTGACTTCATTGCAGCTCAATCGCTGGCCAAACTGGCGCGCCATGATGTTTTCGACGGCCAGAATGTGCTGCGTTCTGCTGCGCACCAACTGAATACGTTTGCGCGCCAGATCACGCAGTGCCCGTTCTTGCGGCGGATGAATATAGCCGGTCGGCAAAATCCCGAGTCGCAGCAAATGCGCGAGGAACGCCGCATCGTCCTTGTCGTCGGAATGCTTTAGCCCGTCGTAGCGTTTCATCGCAACAGGATTGGCCAGTTTGACCTCGAAGCCCGCCGCCTTGAGGCCATCGATCAGCCAATACCAGTTGTACGTCGACTCGACCACGACACCGAGCAGTTCGGCACGGTGCGGTTCGAGCAGCCCGATGATGATCGGCAACTCATTGGGACAGCGCCGACTGACCAGTACCCGGTCCGTTTCGTCGGTAACTACCACAACGCTGTTGTTCGAAGGGTCTATGCCACAGAATTTCATCACGGCCTCCTCACAGCAAAAGACTAAGTTCGCACCTTGAATTTTGCCCCACCTCCGTGAGGTGGGGAGGCCGGCTAGATGATTCTCAGATTTTACTGGATGCTGCTCCGTTCACGGACATGGACAGCGTTGCCATCAATGCTCAACCATGTATTGACGGTCTCGATGCTGTCATCGGACCGTATGCCGGCCCAACGGTTGAGAATAAGCAGGTTGGTTATAAAGTCGTATTGAGTCTTTAGCAGGTTACGACGTGCCATGAATTCGTTTTGCACACTGATCATGACATCTACAGCATTCACCACACCATAGGAGAACGCTTTTTGAGACGCAATACTGGACTGCTCGGCTGACGCCAAGGCATTTCGGTTGGCACTGACTTTTTCGACATTTGAGTCCGCGGTCAAATAAGCATTTGTCGTTTCTTTAATAACCTGACGGCGGGTGGCTTCCCACTGCTGTTCAGCAGTGAGTTGATCCTGATAAAGACCACGCACGCGTGCCGAAACGGAGCCTCCACTGTAGATCGGAACCTGCACACCGATGCCTGCAACGTAGCTATCGGTC
This genomic stretch from Pseudomonas wuhanensis harbors:
- a CDS encoding IS110 family transposase, whose protein sequence is MKFCGIDPSNNSVVVVTDETDRVLVSRRCPNELPIIIGLLEPHRAELLGVVVESTYNWYWLIDGLKAAGFEVKLANPVAMKRYDGLKHSDDKDDAAFLAHLLRLGILPTGYIHPPQERALRDLARKRIQLVRSRTQHILAVENIMARQFGQRLSCNEVKGLSATSVDRLGLPTDVALAMKANVAIIQTVQAQIDFLEERLLHEVSLRPAVSLLKTMPGIGEVLATVIMLETGDIERFADVGNFASYARCVKSAHYSNGKKKGEGNTKNGNAYLIWAFIEGLILPGVSVTMPNVFSRKESQDQCVVATKALAHKLARASYHILKEKQPFDAKRCFA